The Candidatus Omnitrophota bacterium DNA window TCAGCCAAAAGCTTTTCGTTAAGCACCCACCGGAGTACAGCGCGGCCCAGCTTCCTGGGCACCTTCTGGGAATAGTCCCGGGGCCTCGGCCCCCAAACAGTGCCCCCTCCGCGCCAGATCGGAGATCTGCTGGAACCATGGCGTGCGCGGCCGGTCCCTTTCTGACGCCAAGGTTTAACGCCCCCTCCGCTCACCTCACCACGATGCTTGGTGGAAGCATTGCCCTGTCTCTGATTGGCTTGGGAACTGACCCAAACCTGGTGGATAGCGTTACGATTGGTTTTCCCGTCAAAAACCTGGGGATCCAAAGAAAGCTTGCCCACCCGCTTTCCATCCGCATCCAATACAGGCAATATCTGTGATTCTTTTAACTTGCTCGTCGCCATCCCTATGACTCTTTCTTCTCTTCGCCCTCGGGCTCGGGAGCTTCTTCAGCAGTCTCTTGGTTTTTC harbors:
- the rplD gene encoding 50S ribosomal protein L4, with the protein product MATSKLKESQILPVLDADGKRVGKLSLDPQVFDGKTNRNAIHQVWVSSQANQRQGNASTKHRGEVSGGGVKPWRQKGTGRARHGSSRSPIWRGGGTVWGPRPRDYSQKVPRKLGRAVLRWVLNEKLLAEEIVIIKEWSTPEQPKTKAMVSQLEAFGVLKDRPLLVTDEVAPLIYKSARNLRGVGVVSIDQIGVRDLLTHGKLVITENAFGKLVERVQVSS